GTGCCGGGCGCCGCCTGGCCCACGATGGCCGGCAGGTCGCCCGAGGCCACGATGGGCTGCCCGTTCACGCTGCGGATCACGTCGCCCGACTTCAGGCCCGCCTTGTCGGCCGGGCCGCCCTCTTCCACGCCGGCTACCAGCGCCCCTTCGGGCTTGTCGAGCTGGAACGAATCGGCAAAGGCCTGGTTCACCTCCTGCACCGACACGCCCAGGCGCGCATGGCTGGCATTGCCCGTGGCCAGGATCTGGTCCTTGACCTTGGCGGCCACCTCGATCGGGATGGAGAACGACACGCCCTGGTAGCCGCCCGAGCGGCTGTAGATCTGCGAATTGATGCCCACCACCTCGCCACGCGCATTGAACAGCGGGCCGCCCGAGTTGCCGGGGTTCACCGCCACGTCGGTCTGGATGAAGGGCACGTAGCTGTCGTCCGGCAGCGAGCGCCCCTTGGCGCTCACCACGCCGGCCGTCACGCTGTTTTCGAAGCCGAAGGGCGAACCGATGGCCAGCACCCACTCGCCCACCGCCAGGTTGCGCGTGCTGCCCAACTGCACCACGGGCAGGTCCTTCGCGTCGATCTTGAGCACCGCGATGTCGGTCTTGGGGTCGGAGCCCAGCACCTTGGCCCGGAACTCGCGCCGGTCGGTCAGCTTCACCGTGACCATGTTGGCGCCCTTGACCACGTGGGCGTTGGTGAGGATCACGCCATCGGCGCTCACGATGAAGCCCGAGCCCTCGCCCCGCGTGGGCACCTCGCGCTGGCGGCTGGGGGCCTGCAGGCCGGGCGGCACCATGCCGAAACGGCGGAAGAACTCGAACATCGGATCGTTCGGGTCGATGCCCTGCGCGCCGCTGCGAGGGTGGGCCGCGGTCTCGTCATCGTCGTCGTCCGAATCGGTCATGGACGTCTTGGTGGTACCGCTCACACTGATGTTGACCACCGCCGGACCGTTGCGCGCGGTGATCTGCGCGAAGTCCGGCGCCGTCACGCCGCCCGTGTACGGCATGGCCGCCGGCTGCACCGCGGCGGGCGGCATGGCGGCGCGGCTGGAATGCATGTTGGTCACCAGCCCCGCGCCGGTGGCCCCGATGGCGCCGGCAGTGAGCAGGGCCAGGGTCAGGCGGCGGGGGGTCGATAGAACGGAGTTCATGGCAGTCCTTTCGTTGGCTCGTTGCATGGGGGCAGTTTGGGCAACGAGACTTAGGTGTGGCTTAGGGGCATCCGGGGCTGACGATGCAGGCCAGGTTGCGGCGCAGTTCATTCGTTGGACGTGACCGAGAAGGCGCACCAAAGGGAAATCCCGCAGGCGGCCCGCCACACACAACCGCCACAATGCCCCCGCCGACAGCTCATCCATAAAGGACTGCGGCCACCGATCCAAAGGGAGGAAAAACCATTGAACGACCCAGAGCAAGGCACTGGCACGCCGCGCTTTTATGCGCATTCCACCGGCAACGCGGACCAGGAAGGCTGGCAGCCTCTGCCGGACCATCTGCACGCCGTGGGCCGAGGGGCCGGAGAATTCGCGGCTGTTTTCGGCGGCGAGGCGCTGGCCCGGGTGATCGGACATCTGCACGACCTGGGCAAGTACACCGAGCCCTTTCAGGACCGGCTGCGCGGCAGTCCGCTGCGTGTGGACCACTCCACCTGGGGGGCACGCATCGCGCAGGAGCGCCTGGGGGACATGGGGCAACTGCTGGCCTACGGCATTGCCGGCCACCATGCGGGGCTGGCCAATGGGCAGGGCGAGGGCGAACGCACGGCCCTGGCCGACCGGCTGTCGTCCGACCTGCCGGCGCTGCACCCCGCGTGGGAACAGGACATCCCCTTGCCCGCTCGCCTCGGGGCGCCTGCGGGCTTCAAGCCCTACAGCGGCCAGGGCCGCCAGCAGGCCAAGGACCGGTATCCGTTCCAGCTGGCGTTTCTCGCACGCATGCTGTTCTCCTGCCTGGTGGATGCCGACTTCCTCGATACCGAGGCCTTCTACCACCTCGCTGAAAAACGCCCCGACCTGCGCCGTGGCGGCGGCGCGCCGCCCACGCTCGTAGCACTGCGCGAGCAACTCAACCACTTCCTGGGCCAGTTCCAGGCCGATAGCGGCGTGAACCGCCTGCGTGCCGACATCCTGCGCCATGTGCGGGGCCAGGCGGAGCAGGAGTCAGGATTGTTTTCGCTCACGGTGCCCACGGGGGGCGGCAAGACGCTGGCTTCGCTGGCGTTCGCGCTCGACCACGCCATTCGCCACGGGCTGCAGCGCGTGATCTTCGTGATCCCGTTCACCAGCATCGTCGAGCAGAACGCCGCCGTGTTCCGCAAAGCACTGGGCCCGCTGGGCGAGGCCGCCGTGCTGGAGCACCACAGCGCCTTCGTGGAACAGCCGCCCCCGCGCAATGACCCCGAGAAGTACCAGTCGGCCCAGAAGCTGCGGCTGGCCATGGAGAACTGGGACGCTCCCATCGTCGTCACCACCGCCGTGCAGTTCTTCGAAAGCCTGTTCGCTGCCAAGCCCTCGCAGTGCCGCAAGCTGCACCACATCGCGGGCAGCGTGGTGATCCTGGACGAGGCGCAGACCATGCCGCTCCAGTTGCTGCGGCCTTGCGTGGCCGCCATCGATGAGCTGGCCCGCAACTACCGCACGAGCGTGGTGCTGTGCACGGCCACGCAGCCCGCCCTGGAGGCGCCGGCCTTCGAAGGCGGGCTCACGGGCGTGCGCCAGTTGGCACCCGAGCCGGACAGGCTGTTCCGCCAGCTCGAACGCGTGCGGGTGCGGCATGTGGGCACGCTGAGCGACGAGGCGCTGGCCACCGAGATGCGCTCGCGCGAACAGGTGCTGTGCATCGTCAACAACCGCCGCCATGCGAGGGCCGTGTACCAGGCCATGGCCGATCTGCCCGGCGCACGCCACCTGACCACGCTGATGTGCGCCAAACACCGCAGCGCCGTGCTGGCCGAGGTGCGGCAGATGCTCAAGGCTGGAAAGCCATGCCGGGTGGTGAGCACGAGCCTGATCGAAGCCGGCGTGGATGTCGATTTCCCTACCGTGCTGCGCGCCGAAGCGGGCCTGGACTCCATCGCCCAGGCGGCAGGCCGCTGCAACCGCGAAGGCGGCAGGCCCCTGGACGCCAGCGACGTGCTGGTGTTTGCCAACGCCAACGAAGACTGGGCCCCGCCGCCTGAACTGAAGCAATACGCCCAGGCCGCCCGCGAAGTGCTGCGTCAGAACGCAGGCGACCCTTCGTCGCCCGAGGCCATTGGCCGCTACTTCGCCCTGTTGTATTGGCAAAAGGGCGGTGATTCGCTGGACAAGCCCGACCTCATGGGCCTGCTGCGCGAAAGCCGCATCGACAGCCTTCCCATGGAAACGCTGGCCACGAAATTCCGCATGATCGACAGCGTGCAGATGCCGGTGATCGTGCCGTATGACGACGACGCCAAAGGCTTTCTGCGCGACCTGGAGCATGCCGAAGGCAGCGTCGGCCTCGCGCGCAAGCTGCAACCCTATCTGGTGCAACTGCCCCGCCAGGGCTTCGATGCGCTCTACAAGGCGGGCGCGGTCATTCCTGTCGCGCCTCAAAAATGGGGCGACCAGTTCATGGTGCTCGCCCATGACGGCCTCTACGACCCGCAATTTGGATTGAGCTGAGATCACCCGGCATTCATCCGCACCGAACACCTGAACTGGTAAGCCCGCTGTAGGGGCGGCCAGCGATGATCCAATGAAACAACCGGGAGGGCCAATGGGATATGGAGTGAAGCTCAAGGTCTGGGGCGAACGCGCTTGCTTTACGCGCCCCGAAATGAAGGTGGAACGCGTCTCCTACGACGTCATCACCCCCTCCGCCGCGCGCGGCATCCTCGATGCGATCCACTGGAAGCCGGCGATCCGATGGCATGTCGACCGCATCCATGTGCTGAAACCCATCCGCTTCGAATCCATCCGGCGCAACGAAGTGGGCGGCAAACTCTCCCCCGCCAGCGTGACCAAGGCCATGAAGGCCGGCGACACCGCGGGGCTGGTGAACTACGTCGATGAAGACCGGCAGCAGCGCGCCGCCACCATCCTGCGCGACGTGGCCTATGTGATCGAAGCGCACTTCGATCTCACCCCCAAGGCCGGGGCCGAGGACTCGGTCGGCAAGCACCTGGACATCTTCAACCGCCGCGCGCGCAAGGGGCAGTGCTTTCAGCAGCCCTGCATGGGCGTGCGGGAGTTTCCGGCGAATTTCCAGCTGATCGAAGACGGCGACCCCATCCCCGAGAAGCACGAAAGCCTTCAGGAGGCACGCGACCTGGGCTGGACGCTGCACGACATCGATTTCGACCGGGGCATGTCGCCCCGCTTCTTCCGCGCACAGATGGCGGACGGCGTGATCGAGGTGCCGCCCTGGCACAGCGAAGAGGTGAAGGCATGATCCTGCAGGCCCTCAACACCTACTACCAGCGCCTGCTGGCGCGCGGCGAAGAGGGGCTCTCGCCTTTCGGCTACAGCCCCGAGAAAATCAGCTACGAGATTCTGCTGGCACCCGATGGGCGCGTGGTGGATGTGAACGACATCCGCGACACCTCCGGGAAAAAGCCACTGCCGCGCCCTATGAACGTGCCGCAGCCCGAAAAGCGCACGGTGGGCATCAAGTCGAACTTTCTTTGGGACAAGACCAGCTATGTGCTGGGCGCCAGCGCCACGAGCAAGCGTGCGGACAAGGAGCACGAAGCCTTCAAGGCGCTGCACCAGGAAAGCCTGGCAGGCACGGAGGATGCGGGACTCAAGGCGCTGCTGGGCTTTCTGTCCAGCTGGACGCCTGAGCGCTTTGCCGAGGCCCCCTTCACGCCGGAGATGCTGGACGCCAACGTCGTCTTTCGCCTGGACGGCGAGCGCACCCACCTGCACGAGCGCCCCGCCGCGCAAACGGTGCGCGCACGGTTGCTGGGCAGTGAAGATGCGGCGCCCCACGCGCTGGCCCACTGCCTGGTGACCGGCGAGCAACTGCCAGTGGCGCGCCTGCACCCGGCCATCAAGGGCGTGAACGGTGCGCAAAGCTCTGGCGCATCCATCGTGTCGTTCAACCTGGAGTCGTTCACGTCGTATGGCAAGAGCCAGGGCGAAAACGCGCCCGTTTCCGAGCAGGCCGCCTTTGCCTATACCACCGTGCTCAACCACCTGCTGCGGCGTGGCGAGCACAACCGCCAGCGCATCCAGATCGGCGATGCGAGCGTGGTGTTCTGGGCGGAGGCGGACGATGCGGATCAGGCGCAGGAAGCCGAACTGACGTTCGAGTCGCTGCTCAACGCGCCGCCGGACGACTCCCAGGAAGCGGCGCGGGTGCGTGAAGTGCTGGAGCAGATCGCCAAGGGACGCCCCTTGAGCGAACTGAATCCAAAGCTGCAGGACGGCACGCGCATGTTCGTGCTGGGACTGGCTCCAAATGCCTCGCGCATCTCCATCCGCTTTTGGGAGGCGGGCACCTTGGGCTGCTTTGCCCAGAGATTGGCACAGCATGAACGCGACTTTCGCATTGAACCCTTGCCCTGGAAGATCGCGCCTTCAGTAGATAGGGTGACGCTAGAGACGGCCCCAGCTCGGTGGAACCAACAGAAAAAGCGCTATGAAGCAGAAAAACAGCATATTCCTCCACATCTGGCTGGTGAGATTCTGCGTGCTGTACTTACCGGTCGTCTGTACCCGCGCAGCCTGTTGGCAAACACACTAATGCGCATGCGCTCAGACGGCAACTTGTCCGGCCTTCGTGCGGCCATTTGCAAAGGCATTCTGGCGCGCGAGCAGCGGCTGGACATTCACACCCATATCCACAAAGAGGAGGTTCCCGTGAGTCTGGATAAGCAATCTTTGAACCCAGGCTATCTGCTGGGCCGGCTGTTCGCGGTGCTGGAAGCCGTGCAGCGCAACGCACTCGGCGGGCAGATCAACGCGACTATCCGCGACCGCTACTACGGCGCGGCATCGGCCACGCCGGCTTCAGTCTTTTCCTTACTTTTACGCAACACGCAAAACCATATGGGCAAATTGCGCAAGGACAAACCCAAGCTCGCAGGCTTCTTTGAAAGAGAGATTGGCGAAATCGTGGGAGGTCTTTCAGATCACTTCCCGCGCTACCTGCCCCTTGAAGACCAGGGCCGTTTCGCGATTGGGTATTACCACCAGTCGCAGAGCCGTTCCGTGAAAGGTGAACCAGGTACTGACACAGACATATCCGACAACGATCCCGAGGGAGCCCCCGCATGACCGCCATCACCCACCGCTACGAATTCGTCTACCTTTTCGACATCACCAACGGCAACCCCAATGGCGATCCAGACGCCGGCAACCTGCCGCGCCTGGACCCCGAGACCAACCGGGGCCTGGTGACCGACGTGTGCCTCAAGCGCAAGATCCGCAACTTCGTCAGCCTGGACAAACCGGCCGACGCGGGCTATGCCATCTACATGCAGGAAAAGGCCGTGCTCAACAACCAGCACCGCAAAGCCTACGACGCCCAGTCGCTGAAACCCGAAGACAAGAAACTGCCCAAGGAAGAAGAGAAAGCACGCGCCATCACGCAATGGATGTGCAACAACTTCTTCGACGTACGCACCTTCGGCGCGGTGATGACCACGGGTGTCAACGCGGGCCAGGTGCGCGGGCCGGTGCAGATGGCTTTCGCCACCTCCATCGACCCGGTGGTGCCGCTGGAGATTTCGATCACCCGCATGGCCGTGACCACCGAGAAGGAGGCCGAGGCGCAGAGCGGCGACAACCGTACCATGGGCCGAAAGCACATCATTCCCTACGGGCTGTACCGCGCGCACGGCTTTGTCTCGGCCAAGCTGGCCGAGCGCACGGGCTTTTCCGATGCGGACCTGGAGCTGTTCTGGCGCGCGCTCATCAACATGTTCGAACACGACCGCTCGGCCGCACGCGGCGAAATGGCGGCCCGCAAGCTGATCGTTTTCGAGCATGAAAGCGCCATGGGCAATGCACCAGCGCATGTGCTGTTCGATGCCGTCCGGATCACACCGGCACAGGCCGATGCAGACAGCGCTCCACGCCGGTTCGCGGATTACCGCGTGGAGATCGACCGAGCGGCCATTCCTTCGGGCGTGGCCGTTCGTGAATTAATCTAGCGCGGCTTCGCACGCCTGGAGGCAGGCCGTGGACGAATCGGACTTCATTCCCCTTTCGGCGCTGCAACACTACCTGTATTGCCCTCGCCAGTGCGCCCTCATCCACGTGGAGTAGCTGTGGGCGGAAAGCCGCCACACCGCAGAGGGGCGGGTGCTGCACGAGCGCGCCGACAAGCCCCGGGACGAGCGCCGACGCGGTGTGCGCACGGTCACGGCCATGCCGCTGGCGCACCCGGGGCTGGGCATCACCGGCATTGCGGATGTGGTGGAGTTCCACGAGATCGAAGACGGCGAACAGGCGTTTCCCGTGGAATACAAACGCGGGCGGCCCAAGGCCCATCGCGCAGACGAAGTGCAACTGTGCGCGCAGGCCCTGTGCCTGGAAGCGATGCTGGAGCAGCCGATTGCGCAGGGCGCCCTGTTCTATGGCGAGACACGCCGGCGCACCAATGTGCCGTTCGATCAGGCCCTGCGCCAACTCACGCGGGAAACCATCGGTGCCACACGCGCCATGCTGGACGCGAACATCACACCCACCGCGCAATACAGCCCCAAGCGCTGCGATGCCTGCTCACTGCTCGACCTGTGCCAACCCAAGCTGCTGGGACGCCAGAGCAGCGTGAACGACTGGCTCGCCAGACAACTGAAAGAAGACAGCGAAGCGGAGCCACCATGCGCAGACAGTTGAACACCCTGTATGTGACCACCGAAGGGGCTTGGCTTCACAAGGACGGTGCGAACATCGTGATGGAAGTCGAGCAAACGGTGCGTGCCCGGCTGCCCGTGCACATGCTGGAAAGCCTGGTGTGCTTTGGCCGCGTGCTGGTGTCGCCTCCTTTGCTGGGCTATTGCGCGGAGCAGGGCATCAGCACCTGCTTTCTCACGACCAACGGCAGGTTTCTGGCAAGGGTGGAAGGCCCCGTGTCCGGCAACGTCCTGCTGCGGCGCGCGCAATACCGCAACGCGGACAACCGCGAGGGGTGTGCCAGCATCGTGCGCAATCTTTTGCAGGGCAAGCTGCACAACCAGCGCGCCGTGCTGGGCCGGGCCCTGCGCGATCACAGCAGCAAGCTGGCGGCCGGAGACGAAGCCGCCCTGGCGCATGCCCACCAGCGTCTGGAACGCATCGCGGGCAAGCTGGCCCAGACACCGTCGGTGGACCTGCTGCGCGGGTACGAAGGCGAAGCGGCGCAGGCTTACTTCGGGGTGTTCGATCACCTCATCCGCGTGCCCGGCACCGCCATGCGGTTCACCGGGCGCAGCCGCAGGCCGCCGCTGGATGCGGTCAACGCCCTGCTCTCTTTTTTATACACGCTGGTGACCCACGATTGCCGCTCGGCCCTGGAAAGCGTGGGGCTGGACCCGGCGGTGGGCTTTCTGCACCGCGACCGGCCAGGCCGGCCCAGCTTGGCGCTGGATCTTCTGGAGGAGTTTCGGCCGCTGCTGGCCGACCGGCTGGCGCTGTCGCTGATCAACTTGCGCCAGATCGGCGAGCGCGATTTTCAGACGATGGACAACGGCGCCGTGCTGCTGCGCGAAGAATCGCGCAAGACGGTGCTGACGGCCTACCAGGAGCGCAAGCGCGAAACGCTGCGACACGTTTTCCTGGAAGAGAAGGCACCCATCGGGCTGTTTCCATTCATTCAGGCCCAATTGCTGGCCCGCCATTTGCGCGGCGACCTCGACGCCTACCCACCCTTCCTTTGGAAATGAGGCATCGCCGATCATGATGGTGCTTGTGAGCTATGACGTCCGTTCACAGGACAAGGTGGGTGCCCGGCGCCTGCGGCACATCGCCAAAGCGTGCCTGGATTTTGGCCAGCGCGTGCAGTACTCGGTGTTCGAGATCGAAGTGGACTCGGCACAATGGGTGGCCCTGAAAAACCGCTTGGTCCAGATCATCGACCCGGCCACG
This region of Acidovorax sp. GBBC 1281 genomic DNA includes:
- a CDS encoding DegQ family serine endoprotease; this encodes MNSVLSTPRRLTLALLTAGAIGATGAGLVTNMHSSRAAMPPAAVQPAAMPYTGGVTAPDFAQITARNGPAVVNISVSGTTKTSMTDSDDDDDETAAHPRSGAQGIDPNDPMFEFFRRFGMVPPGLQAPSRQREVPTRGEGSGFIVSADGVILTNAHVVKGANMVTVKLTDRREFRAKVLGSDPKTDIAVLKIDAKDLPVVQLGSTRNLAVGEWVLAIGSPFGFENSVTAGVVSAKGRSLPDDSYVPFIQTDVAVNPGNSGGPLFNARGEVVGINSQIYSRSGGYQGVSFSIPIEVAAKVKDQILATGNASHARLGVSVQEVNQAFADSFQLDKPEGALVAGVEEGGPADKAGLKSGDVIRSVNGQPIVASGDLPAIVGQAAPGTQARLEVWRHGKREEFTATLGDASEKATKIASSEKSSGKGRLGLALRPLQPQERRDAGVDGGLLVEDARGPAALAGVQPGDVLLAINGTPARGVEQVREAMAKAGKSVALLIQRDGDKIFVPVPLG
- a CDS encoding CRISPR-associated endonuclease Cas3'', which produces MNDPEQGTGTPRFYAHSTGNADQEGWQPLPDHLHAVGRGAGEFAAVFGGEALARVIGHLHDLGKYTEPFQDRLRGSPLRVDHSTWGARIAQERLGDMGQLLAYGIAGHHAGLANGQGEGERTALADRLSSDLPALHPAWEQDIPLPARLGAPAGFKPYSGQGRQQAKDRYPFQLAFLARMLFSCLVDADFLDTEAFYHLAEKRPDLRRGGGAPPTLVALREQLNHFLGQFQADSGVNRLRADILRHVRGQAEQESGLFSLTVPTGGGKTLASLAFALDHAIRHGLQRVIFVIPFTSIVEQNAAVFRKALGPLGEAAVLEHHSAFVEQPPPRNDPEKYQSAQKLRLAMENWDAPIVVTTAVQFFESLFAAKPSQCRKLHHIAGSVVILDEAQTMPLQLLRPCVAAIDELARNYRTSVVLCTATQPALEAPAFEGGLTGVRQLAPEPDRLFRQLERVRVRHVGTLSDEALATEMRSREQVLCIVNNRRHARAVYQAMADLPGARHLTTLMCAKHRSAVLAEVRQMLKAGKPCRVVSTSLIEAGVDVDFPTVLRAEAGLDSIAQAAGRCNREGGRPLDASDVLVFANANEDWAPPPELKQYAQAAREVLRQNAGDPSSPEAIGRYFALLYWQKGGDSLDKPDLMGLLRESRIDSLPMETLATKFRMIDSVQMPVIVPYDDDAKGFLRDLEHAEGSVGLARKLQPYLVQLPRQGFDALYKAGAVIPVAPQKWGDQFMVLAHDGLYDPQFGLS
- the cas5c gene encoding type I-C CRISPR-associated protein Cas5c → MGYGVKLKVWGERACFTRPEMKVERVSYDVITPSAARGILDAIHWKPAIRWHVDRIHVLKPIRFESIRRNEVGGKLSPASVTKAMKAGDTAGLVNYVDEDRQQRAATILRDVAYVIEAHFDLTPKAGAEDSVGKHLDIFNRRARKGQCFQQPCMGVREFPANFQLIEDGDPIPEKHESLQEARDLGWTLHDIDFDRGMSPRFFRAQMADGVIEVPPWHSEEVKA
- the cas8c gene encoding type I-C CRISPR-associated protein Cas8c/Csd1; translated protein: MILQALNTYYQRLLARGEEGLSPFGYSPEKISYEILLAPDGRVVDVNDIRDTSGKKPLPRPMNVPQPEKRTVGIKSNFLWDKTSYVLGASATSKRADKEHEAFKALHQESLAGTEDAGLKALLGFLSSWTPERFAEAPFTPEMLDANVVFRLDGERTHLHERPAAQTVRARLLGSEDAAPHALAHCLVTGEQLPVARLHPAIKGVNGAQSSGASIVSFNLESFTSYGKSQGENAPVSEQAAFAYTTVLNHLLRRGEHNRQRIQIGDASVVFWAEADDADQAQEAELTFESLLNAPPDDSQEAARVREVLEQIAKGRPLSELNPKLQDGTRMFVLGLAPNASRISIRFWEAGTLGCFAQRLAQHERDFRIEPLPWKIAPSVDRVTLETAPARWNQQKKRYEAEKQHIPPHLAGEILRAVLTGRLYPRSLLANTLMRMRSDGNLSGLRAAICKGILAREQRLDIHTHIHKEEVPVSLDKQSLNPGYLLGRLFAVLEAVQRNALGGQINATIRDRYYGAASATPASVFSLLLRNTQNHMGKLRKDKPKLAGFFEREIGEIVGGLSDHFPRYLPLEDQGRFAIGYYHQSQSRSVKGEPGTDTDISDNDPEGAPA
- the cas7c gene encoding type I-C CRISPR-associated protein Cas7/Csd2, which produces MTAITHRYEFVYLFDITNGNPNGDPDAGNLPRLDPETNRGLVTDVCLKRKIRNFVSLDKPADAGYAIYMQEKAVLNNQHRKAYDAQSLKPEDKKLPKEEEKARAITQWMCNNFFDVRTFGAVMTTGVNAGQVRGPVQMAFATSIDPVVPLEISITRMAVTTEKEAEAQSGDNRTMGRKHIIPYGLYRAHGFVSAKLAERTGFSDADLELFWRALINMFEHDRSAARGEMAARKLIVFEHESAMGNAPAHVLFDAVRITPAQADADSAPRRFADYRVEIDRAAIPSGVAVRELI
- the cas4 gene encoding CRISPR-associated protein Cas4 encodes the protein MLHERADKPRDERRRGVRTVTAMPLAHPGLGITGIADVVEFHEIEDGEQAFPVEYKRGRPKAHRADEVQLCAQALCLEAMLEQPIAQGALFYGETRRRTNVPFDQALRQLTRETIGATRAMLDANITPTAQYSPKRCDACSLLDLCQPKLLGRQSSVNDWLARQLKEDSEAEPPCADS
- the cas1c gene encoding type I-C CRISPR-associated endonuclease Cas1c — protein: MRRQLNTLYVTTEGAWLHKDGANIVMEVEQTVRARLPVHMLESLVCFGRVLVSPPLLGYCAEQGISTCFLTTNGRFLARVEGPVSGNVLLRRAQYRNADNREGCASIVRNLLQGKLHNQRAVLGRALRDHSSKLAAGDEAALAHAHQRLERIAGKLAQTPSVDLLRGYEGEAAQAYFGVFDHLIRVPGTAMRFTGRSRRPPLDAVNALLSFLYTLVTHDCRSALESVGLDPAVGFLHRDRPGRPSLALDLLEEFRPLLADRLALSLINLRQIGERDFQTMDNGAVLLREESRKTVLTAYQERKRETLRHVFLEEKAPIGLFPFIQAQLLARHLRGDLDAYPPFLWK
- the cas2 gene encoding CRISPR-associated endonuclease Cas2 — protein: MMVLVSYDVRSQDKVGARRLRHIAKACLDFGQRVQYSVFEIEVDSAQWVALKNRLVQIIDPATDSLRFYYLGQQWKDRVEHVGAKPVLDLNAPLIL